One window of Saimiri boliviensis isolate mSaiBol1 chromosome 4, mSaiBol1.pri, whole genome shotgun sequence genomic DNA carries:
- the POPDC3 gene encoding popeye domain-containing protein 3, with product MERNSSLWKNLIDEHPVCTTWKQEAEGAIYHLASILFVVGFMGGSGFFGLLYVFSLLGLGFLCSAVWAWVDVCAADIFSWNFVLFVICFMQFVHIAYQVRSITFAREFQVLYSSLFQPLGISLPVFRTIALSSEVVTLEKEHCYAMQGKTSIDKLSLLVSGRIRVTVDGEFLHYIFPFQFLDSPEWDSLRPTEEGIFQVTLTAETDCRYVSWRRKKLYLLFAQHRYISRLFSVLIGSDIADKLYALNDRVYIGKSYHYDIRLPNFYQMSSPEIRRSPLTQHFRNSRPYCEI from the exons ATGGAAAGAAATTCAAGTTTATGGAAGAACCTCATAGATGAACACCCAGTCTGCACAACCTGGAAGCAAGAGGCTGAAGGAGCCATTTATCatcttgccagtattttatttgtagtaggTTTCATGGGCGGCAGTGGATTCTTCGGGCTCCTTTATGTCTTCAGTTTGCTAGGGTTGGGTTTTCTCTGTTCTGCTGTCTGGGCTTGGGTAGATGTCTGTGCAGCCGACATATTTTCCTGGAATTTTGTACTCTTTGTCATCTGCTTCATGCAATTTGTTCATATTGCATATCAAGTTCGCAGCATAACCTTTGCCCGAGAATTCCAAGTGTTGTACAGCTCCCTTTTCCAGCCCCTGGGGATCTCTTTGCCTGTCTTCAGAACGATTGCTTTGAGCTCTGAAGTGGTTACTTTGGAAAAGGAACACTGTTATGCCATGCAGGGGAAAACTTCCATTGATAAACTCTCCTTGCTTGTTTCAGGAAG GATCAGAGTGACAGTTGATGGCGAATTTCTGCATTACATTTTCCCCTTTCAGTTCCTGGATTCTCCTGAGTGGGATTCACTGAGACCCACAGAGGAAGGCATTTTTCAG GTAACCCTCACTGCAGAAACTGATTGTCGATATGTGTCTTGGAGGAGAAAGAAATTGTATCTGCTCTTTGCTCAGCATCGTTATATCTCCCGCCTGTTTTCAGTGTTAATTGGCAGTGACATTGCAGATAAACTCTATGCCTTGAATGACAGGGTTTATATAGGAAAAAGCTATCACTATGATATTCGGCTACCCAACTTCTATCAAATGTCAAGTCCAGAAATACGCAGATCACCCCTGACACAACATTTTCGGAATTCCAGACCATACtgtgaaatttaa